One Desulfovibrio sp. UIB00 DNA window includes the following coding sequences:
- a CDS encoding HAD family hydrolase has translation MNSQQAQSLTAQGLFPHGIAGVIFDCDGVMIDSREANNIFYNRVLAWFGLPPMTIEQENYCFMATSRQALLHIVPQPLHGQIDHVIRHEVIYQRDIVPMLRLQPGFMDFIGNLRSRGVRMAVHTNRKLDGIQTVLDIFSLPSYFNPVVAADTAAPKPSPEGTRHICAAWQCPPQQVLFVGDSEHDKEAARGAGVIFAAFNGGPLRGEITAADYPGLHNALAAVLPPVSGL, from the coding sequence ATGAACAGCCAGCAGGCGCAGTCACTCACCGCGCAAGGTTTGTTCCCGCACGGCATTGCTGGCGTGATCTTTGACTGCGACGGCGTGATGATTGATTCGCGCGAGGCGAACAACATCTTTTACAATCGTGTTCTCGCCTGGTTTGGCCTGCCGCCCATGACCATTGAACAGGAAAACTACTGTTTCATGGCTACATCGCGTCAGGCATTGCTGCATATTGTGCCGCAGCCTCTGCACGGGCAGATCGACCATGTCATCCGCCACGAGGTTATTTACCAGCGCGATATTGTCCCCATGCTGCGCTTACAGCCCGGTTTTATGGACTTTATCGGCAATCTGCGGAGCAGGGGGGTGCGTATGGCCGTGCACACCAATCGAAAGCTCGATGGAATACAAACGGTTCTGGACATTTTTTCCCTGCCCTCCTATTTTAATCCTGTGGTCGCGGCGGATACCGCCGCACCCAAGCCTTCGCCCGAGGGTACGCGGCACATATGCGCCGCGTGGCAATGCCCTCCGCAACAGGTGCTTTTTGTTGGCGACAGCGAGCACGACAAGGAGGCGGCCCGGGGGGCGGGCGTGATATTTGCCGCATTTAATGGCGGCCCGTTACGGGGAGAGATTACGGCGGCGGATTATCCCGGTCTGCACAATGCGCTGGCCGCAGTGCTGCCGCCTGTTTCCGGCCTGTAA
- a CDS encoding YggT family protein codes for MIVVANTMSAIALVLGSLLSLYFWIVIIAAVLTWVRPDPYNPIVRTLRTLTEPVFYRVRKWLPFTYSSGMDFSPVVVLLAIELFNRIVITSLAQYAMTLH; via the coding sequence ATGATTGTTGTTGCCAATACCATGAGCGCTATTGCCCTGGTGCTCGGGTCTCTGCTTAGTCTGTATTTCTGGATTGTCATTATCGCGGCTGTGCTCACGTGGGTGCGCCCCGATCCGTACAATCCTATTGTGCGCACCCTGCGCACGCTTACGGAGCCTGTGTTTTACCGTGTGCGCAAATGGTTGCCGTTCACCTATTCAAGCGGCATGGATTTTTCGCCTGTGGTGGTGCTGCTGGCCATTGAGCTGTTTAACAGGATTGTCATTACCTCGCTGGCCCAGTACGCGATGACGCTTCATTAA
- the pdxS gene encoding pyridoxal 5'-phosphate synthase lyase subunit PdxS, producing MEQGTIRLKTGLAEMLKGGVIMDVTTPEQAKIAEAAGACAVMALERVPADIRAAGGVARMADPTIVKRIMEVVSIPVMAKARIGHFVEARILEAMGADYIDESEVLTPADDKYHIDKRDFTVPFVCGCRNLGEALRRIAEGAAMIRTKGEPGTGNVVEAVRHCRQVMDDVRKLCSLPEAEVANYAKEIGAPLEVCYAVRKEGRLPVVNFAAGGIATPADAAMMMHLGCDGVFVGSGIFKSGDPAKRAKAIVQAVTNYNDFAMLAEISRDLGEPMVGIEISTIPSAERMQERGW from the coding sequence ATGGAACAGGGCACCATCCGCCTGAAGACAGGCCTTGCTGAAATGCTCAAAGGCGGCGTGATCATGGACGTCACCACTCCCGAACAGGCTAAGATCGCCGAAGCAGCGGGAGCCTGCGCAGTCATGGCCCTGGAACGCGTACCTGCCGATATTCGCGCCGCAGGCGGCGTGGCCCGTATGGCCGACCCCACCATCGTCAAGCGCATCATGGAAGTGGTGAGCATTCCCGTCATGGCCAAGGCCCGTATCGGTCATTTTGTTGAAGCCCGTATCCTTGAAGCCATGGGCGCCGACTATATTGACGAAAGTGAAGTGCTCACCCCCGCTGACGACAAGTACCATATCGACAAGCGCGATTTTACCGTGCCTTTCGTGTGCGGCTGCCGCAATCTGGGTGAAGCCCTGCGCCGTATCGCCGAGGGTGCAGCCATGATCCGCACCAAGGGTGAACCCGGCACAGGCAACGTGGTTGAAGCCGTGCGCCACTGCCGTCAGGTTATGGACGACGTGCGCAAGCTGTGCAGCCTGCCCGAAGCCGAAGTTGCCAACTACGCCAAAGAAATCGGCGCTCCCCTTGAAGTGTGCTACGCCGTGCGCAAGGAAGGCCGCCTGCCCGTGGTGAACTTTGCCGCTGGCGGCATTGCCACCCCCGCTGACGCCGCCATGATGATGCACCTCGGCTGCGACGGCGTGTTCGTCGGCTCCGGCATCTTCAAGTCCGGCGACCCGGCCAAGCGCGCCAAGGCCATTGTGCAGGCCGTGACCAACTACAACGATTTCGCCATGCTGGCCGAAATCTCCCGCGATCTGGGCGAACCCATGGTGGGCATTGAAATTTCCACCATTCCTTCTGCCGAACGCATGCAGGAACGGGGTTGGTAA
- a CDS encoding L-serine ammonia-lyase, iron-sulfur-dependent, subunit alpha, whose product MPNSQWPSFIELLHKEVVPALGCTEPVAVALAAAHAVEALGCQPENIKVLVSGNLLKNGMGVGVPGTGATGMNIAAAVGAIGGKAARGLEVLAELTPEQAEAGRNMVEAGRVHVGIAEGSPLLYAEVLVEGGGHTGRAVLEHEHTNIVRIERDGKVLFSREEPEGAATAKSDEWPLSIAAIHEFATQAPFEDISFILEAARLNEAVALEGLAREYGLQVGRTIDGNIRKRLMSDDVATLAVKLTAAASDARMDGVMMPVMSNSGSGNQGITCTMPVVAFAMRLEAGDEALARALIMSHLTSIHVKHRLGRLSALCGATVASMASACGIVMLLGGGIEQIDRTIRNMVGNVAGMICDGAKTGCAMKVASAVGAGVQSAMLAMDGMGVTRNEGIVEDDIEQCIANLARLGCDGMAQADRVVLDIMVAKS is encoded by the coding sequence ATGCCCAATTCCCAATGGCCCAGTTTTATTGAACTGCTGCATAAGGAAGTAGTGCCCGCTCTAGGTTGCACAGAGCCAGTAGCCGTGGCGCTGGCTGCTGCCCATGCCGTTGAGGCTCTGGGTTGCCAGCCCGAGAACATAAAGGTGCTCGTTAGCGGTAATTTGCTGAAAAACGGCATGGGTGTTGGTGTGCCCGGCACCGGTGCCACGGGTATGAATATTGCCGCTGCTGTCGGGGCGATTGGCGGAAAGGCTGCGCGCGGGCTTGAAGTGCTGGCGGAGCTTACCCCCGAACAGGCCGAAGCGGGCCGCAATATGGTCGAAGCAGGCCGTGTCCATGTGGGCATTGCCGAAGGCTCGCCCCTGCTGTATGCGGAAGTTCTTGTGGAAGGCGGGGGCCATACAGGCCGGGCTGTGCTTGAGCATGAGCACACCAACATTGTGCGTATTGAGCGCGATGGCAAGGTACTGTTCAGCCGTGAAGAGCCAGAGGGCGCGGCAACTGCAAAAAGTGACGAGTGGCCGCTGTCCATTGCCGCCATTCACGAGTTTGCCACGCAGGCACCTTTTGAAGACATCAGCTTTATTCTTGAAGCCGCAAGGCTCAACGAAGCGGTGGCTCTGGAAGGCCTGGCCCGGGAATACGGCCTGCAGGTAGGACGCACCATTGATGGCAATATCCGCAAACGTCTTATGTCCGACGATGTGGCTACCCTGGCGGTCAAACTGACGGCTGCCGCTTCCGATGCGCGCATGGACGGCGTGATGATGCCTGTGATGAGCAATTCCGGCAGCGGGAATCAGGGCATAACCTGCACCATGCCGGTGGTGGCCTTTGCCATGCGGCTGGAAGCAGGGGACGAGGCTCTGGCAAGGGCGCTGATTATGAGCCACCTTACCTCAATTCACGTCAAGCATCGTCTGGGGCGGCTTTCGGCTTTATGCGGCGCTACGGTTGCCAGCATGGCCTCCGCCTGCGGTATTGTAATGCTGCTTGGCGGCGGGATAGAGCAGATTGACCGTACCATCCGCAATATGGTGGGCAACGTGGCGGGCATGATCTGCGATGGCGCCAAGACCGGTTGCGCCATGAAGGTTGCTTCGGCGGTAGGCGCGGGCGTGCAATCTGCCATGCTGGCTATGGATGGTATGGGCGTAACCCGCAATGAAGGCATTGTTGAAGACGATATTGAACAATGCATTGCCAATCTGGCCCGGCTGGGCTGCGACGGTATGGCTCAGGCTGACCGCGTGGTGCTGGACATCATGGTGGCGAAAAGCTGA
- the ilvC gene encoding ketol-acid reductoisomerase encodes MKVYYDQDADLNCLKNKTVAIIGYGSQGHAHAQNLRDSGVKVVVGQRPGGANYELAKEHGFTPVSASEAAAQADLIMILLPDEVQAAVYENDVKPHLTKGKALLFAHGFNIHFSQIQPPKDVDVFLIAPKGPGHLVRRTFTEGGGVPCLVAIHQDATGEALKIALAYAKGIGGARSGVIETSFREETETDLFGEQAVLCGGVSALIKAGFETLVEAGYQPEMAYFECMHEMKLIVDLMYEGGLSRMRYSISNTAEYGDYVTGPRLITETVKKEMKGVLKDIQSGVFARNFILEARAKYPMFLTTRRNESEHQIEKVGKELRGMMSWLKKDKKD; translated from the coding sequence ATGAAAGTTTATTACGATCAGGATGCAGACCTTAATTGTTTGAAAAACAAGACCGTGGCCATCATCGGTTATGGCAGTCAGGGCCATGCCCATGCCCAGAATCTGCGTGATTCCGGCGTCAAGGTTGTGGTGGGTCAGCGCCCCGGCGGCGCCAACTACGAGTTGGCCAAGGAACACGGCTTCACCCCCGTGTCTGCTTCCGAGGCCGCCGCTCAGGCCGACCTGATCATGATTCTGCTGCCTGACGAAGTGCAGGCCGCCGTGTACGAAAACGACGTGAAGCCCCACCTGACCAAGGGCAAGGCCCTGTTGTTCGCCCACGGCTTCAACATCCATTTCAGCCAGATCCAGCCGCCCAAGGATGTGGACGTGTTCCTCATCGCCCCCAAGGGCCCCGGCCATCTGGTGCGCCGCACCTTCACTGAAGGCGGTGGCGTGCCCTGCCTCGTGGCCATTCATCAGGACGCCACCGGCGAAGCCCTCAAGATTGCTCTGGCCTATGCCAAGGGCATCGGCGGCGCTCGCTCCGGCGTTATTGAAACCTCCTTCCGTGAAGAAACGGAAACCGACCTCTTCGGTGAACAGGCCGTGCTTTGCGGCGGCGTTTCCGCCCTGATCAAGGCCGGTTTTGAAACCCTCGTGGAAGCCGGTTATCAGCCCGAAATGGCGTACTTTGAATGCATGCACGAAATGAAGCTCATCGTTGACCTCATGTACGAGGGCGGCCTTTCCCGCATGCGTTACTCCATCAGCAACACCGCTGAATACGGCGACTACGTCACCGGCCCCCGCCTGATCACCGAAACGGTGAAAAAGGAAATGAAGGGCGTGCTCAAGGACATCCAGAGCGGCGTGTTTGCGCGCAACTTCATTCTTGAAGCCCGCGCCAAGTACCCCATGTTCCTCACCACCCGCCGCAACGAATCTGAACACCAGATCGAAAAGGTGGGCAA
- the pdxT gene encoding pyridoxal 5'-phosphate synthase glutaminase subunit PdxT, whose amino-acid sequence MSQLCVGVLALQGAFREHVAAVASLGATAREVRQLKDIEGIDALIIPGGESTTIGKLLNEWNMLEPLRQRILDGMPVYGSCAGLILLCRDIENSDQPRLGVLDATVRRNAFGRQVDSFETNLSIPEIGADPLPAVFIRAPVITGVGAGVKVLAEVDGQAVAVRQNNILATSFHPELTPDTRMHSYFLSFCGK is encoded by the coding sequence ATGTCGCAGCTTTGCGTAGGCGTTCTGGCTCTTCAGGGAGCCTTTCGCGAGCATGTGGCCGCTGTTGCCAGCCTTGGCGCAACGGCCCGCGAGGTGCGCCAGCTCAAGGATATTGAGGGCATTGATGCCCTGATCATTCCCGGCGGCGAAAGCACCACCATCGGCAAACTGCTCAATGAATGGAACATGCTTGAGCCCCTGCGCCAGCGCATACTCGACGGCATGCCCGTTTATGGCAGTTGCGCCGGGCTTATACTGCTGTGCCGCGACATTGAAAACTCGGATCAGCCCCGCCTGGGCGTGCTTGACGCCACCGTGCGACGCAACGCCTTTGGCAGGCAGGTGGACAGCTTTGAAACCAATCTGAGCATACCCGAGATCGGGGCAGACCCCCTCCCGGCAGTTTTCATTCGCGCTCCTGTCATTACCGGCGTGGGCGCGGGTGTAAAGGTGCTGGCAGAGGTTGACGGTCAGGCGGTAGCCGTGCGCCAGAACAATATTCTGGCCACGTCCTTCCACCCCGAGCTTACGCCAGACACGCGCATGCACAGCTACTTTCTGTCCTTCTGCGGCAAGTAG
- a CDS encoding RidA family protein, with amino-acid sequence MSQRIATEKAPAAIGPYSQGMVCGTLLFTSGQIPVDPSTKAVPDDVAAQARQSLENVKAVVEAGGSSMDRVVKTTVFLADMGDFAAVNQVYSTYFAEPFPARSCVQVAALPLGVKVEIEAIAAL; translated from the coding sequence ATGTCTCAGCGTATTGCAACGGAAAAGGCCCCAGCAGCCATTGGCCCGTACTCTCAGGGTATGGTCTGCGGCACCCTTCTTTTTACATCCGGTCAGATACCCGTTGATCCTTCCACCAAGGCTGTGCCCGACGATGTGGCTGCTCAGGCCCGGCAGTCGCTGGAAAATGTCAAGGCCGTTGTGGAAGCTGGCGGCAGCAGCATGGACCGTGTGGTAAAAACTACGGTGTTTCTGGCTGATATGGGTGATTTCGCCGCTGTGAATCAGGTGTACTCCACCTATTTTGCAGAGCCTTTTCCTGCCCGGAGTTGCGTACAGGTTGCGGCCTTGCCTCTTGGCGTAAAGGTCGAGATTGAAGCAATCGCCGCCCTGTAG
- a CDS encoding dicarboxylate/amino acid:cation symporter, with amino-acid sequence MSKSKNEFGLILKLLAGIVIGALIGFAANENVMQVVMSLKYVLGQIIFYTVPLVIIAFIAPAITRLGQNASRMLIAALVIAYISSVGAATMSCLAGYAIIPHLSVPTAVAALHPLPDVLFKLDIPPVMPVMTALVTAILIGIASLWTRAEIMVRLLDELEAIMLKIVSNVVIPLLPLFIAATFAGLAYEGSLTRQLPVFLKVIILVLLGHYIWLAVLYSIAGIVSGRNPLEVLRHYGPAYLTAVGTMSSAATLPVSLSCASRSSVLSKEMVEFAVPLGATIHLCGSVLTETFFAMTISMLLYGYLPSPATMAVFIALFGVFAIGAPGVPGGTVMASLGIVVSVLGFDPAGVALLLAIFALQDSFGTACNVTGDGAMALMLEGLFNRSKGKVSQA; translated from the coding sequence ATGTCCAAGAGCAAGAACGAATTCGGTCTTATTCTCAAGCTGCTGGCAGGCATTGTCATTGGCGCACTGATCGGTTTTGCGGCCAATGAAAATGTCATGCAGGTTGTAATGTCTCTCAAGTATGTTCTGGGCCAGATAATCTTTTACACCGTGCCGCTCGTTATCATTGCGTTCATTGCGCCTGCCATTACCCGGCTTGGACAGAACGCCAGCCGCATGTTGATTGCGGCGCTGGTCATTGCTTACATTTCTTCCGTAGGCGCGGCCACCATGTCTTGTCTCGCCGGATACGCCATTATTCCCCATTTGTCCGTTCCCACGGCGGTGGCGGCCCTGCATCCTCTGCCCGATGTGCTCTTCAAGCTGGATATCCCCCCGGTCATGCCGGTCATGACAGCCTTGGTAACGGCTATTCTCATTGGCATAGCATCGCTGTGGACACGTGCTGAAATCATGGTGCGCCTGCTGGACGAGCTGGAAGCCATCATGCTCAAGATCGTGAGCAACGTGGTCATTCCCCTGTTGCCGCTCTTTATTGCCGCCACCTTTGCCGGACTCGCCTACGAAGGTAGCCTCACGCGGCAGCTTCCCGTATTCTTGAAAGTTATCATTCTTGTGTTGCTCGGGCACTACATTTGGCTTGCCGTGCTGTACTCTATTGCCGGTATTGTGTCTGGTCGCAATCCCCTTGAGGTGCTGCGCCACTATGGCCCGGCCTACCTTACTGCTGTTGGCACCATGTCCAGCGCGGCGACGCTGCCAGTTTCCCTTTCCTGCGCATCGCGATCTTCCGTACTTTCCAAGGAAATGGTGGAGTTCGCCGTGCCGCTTGGGGCGACAATCCATCTCTGCGGCTCCGTGCTGACGGAAACTTTTTTTGCCATGACTATTTCCATGTTGCTGTATGGCTATTTGCCCAGCCCGGCGACAATGGCGGTGTTTATTGCCCTGTTTGGGGTGTTCGCCATCGGTGCTCCTGGCGTGCCTGGCGGTACAGTAATGGCTTCTCTTGGCATTGTGGTGAGTGTGCTTGGTTTTGATCCTGCCGGGGTGGCCTTGCTGCTCGCCATATTTGCCCTTCAGGATAGCTTTGGCACTGCCTGCAACGTTACCGGCGATGGCGCAATGGCCCTGATGCTGGAAGGCCTTTTCAACCGGTCAAAAGGCAAGGTCAGCCAAGCCTGA
- the ilvB gene encoding biosynthetic-type acetolactate synthase large subunit — protein sequence MECTGAQILLESMKREGVDVLFGYPGGAVIDIYDELPRHPELRHVLVRHEQGAVHAADGYARASGKTGVCLVTSGPGATNTVTGIATAYSDSIPLVVFTGQVPTQLIGNDAFQEVDIVGITRPCTKHNFLVKDISKLALTIRQAFYLARSGRPGPVLVDLPKDVMQKRAEFVWPEDVYMRSYNPTYKPNLNQLRRSVEELAKAERPVILAGGGVILSNGAEALTGLARKLNIPVTCTLMGLGSFPATDPLWLGMVGMHGTYAANLAINNCDVLMCVGARFDDRVTGKLAAFAPKARIVHIDIDPTSIRKNVEVHVPVVGDCRLALEGIAEICEAKLENKDWAGEHAAWIAAVAEWKASKPLCYQCNGNIKPQSVIEALYDITGGDAIIATEVGQHQMWVAQFYSFTKPRTLLTSGGLGTMGYGFPASVGAQFAFPDKKVIAVAGDASLQMNIQELATVVANKLPIKVVILNNRYLGMVRQWQELFYNNNYSSTNMEAQPDFVKLAEAYGAEGYRIEKAEDMRAVLEKALASPNPAFIDVVVEREENVYPIVPAGAALDEMLLV from the coding sequence ATGGAATGTACTGGTGCGCAGATTCTCCTTGAGTCCATGAAGCGAGAGGGCGTGGATGTGCTGTTCGGTTATCCGGGCGGTGCGGTCATTGATATTTATGATGAACTACCGCGACATCCCGAGCTACGCCATGTGCTGGTACGGCACGAGCAAGGAGCTGTGCACGCGGCTGACGGCTATGCCCGTGCCTCGGGCAAGACCGGCGTATGCCTGGTCACCTCGGGGCCTGGAGCTACCAATACGGTCACGGGCATAGCCACAGCCTACTCTGATTCCATTCCTCTGGTGGTGTTCACCGGGCAGGTGCCCACCCAGCTGATCGGCAACGATGCCTTTCAGGAAGTGGATATCGTGGGCATCACCCGGCCCTGCACCAAACATAATTTCCTGGTCAAGGATATCAGTAAACTGGCGTTGACCATCCGTCAGGCCTTTTACCTTGCACGTTCGGGCCGCCCCGGCCCGGTGCTGGTGGACCTGCCCAAGGACGTCATGCAGAAGCGGGCTGAATTTGTCTGGCCTGAAGACGTCTACATGCGCAGCTACAACCCCACTTACAAGCCCAACCTGAACCAGTTGCGCCGCTCGGTGGAAGAACTGGCAAAGGCCGAGCGTCCGGTGATTCTGGCGGGCGGCGGGGTTATTCTGTCCAACGGTGCGGAGGCCCTTACCGGGCTTGCGCGCAAGCTGAACATCCCTGTTACCTGCACCCTCATGGGGCTTGGGTCTTTTCCGGCCACAGACCCCCTGTGGCTGGGCATGGTGGGCATGCACGGCACCTACGCGGCCAACCTTGCCATCAATAACTGCGATGTGCTGATGTGCGTGGGCGCGCGCTTTGACGACCGCGTTACCGGCAAGCTGGCGGCCTTTGCGCCCAAGGCCCGCATTGTGCATATCGACATTGACCCCACGTCCATTCGCAAGAATGTGGAGGTGCATGTGCCTGTGGTTGGCGATTGCCGCTTGGCGCTGGAAGGCATTGCCGAAATCTGCGAGGCCAAGCTGGAAAACAAGGACTGGGCGGGTGAACATGCCGCCTGGATTGCCGCCGTGGCCGAGTGGAAGGCAAGCAAGCCCCTGTGTTACCAGTGCAATGGCAACATCAAACCGCAGTCGGTCATTGAAGCTCTTTACGACATCACCGGCGGCGATGCCATCATCGCCACCGAGGTGGGACAGCACCAGATGTGGGTGGCCCAGTTTTATTCGTTCACCAAGCCGCGCACCCTGCTGACCAGCGGTGGCCTCGGCACCATGGGCTACGGTTTTCCCGCTTCGGTGGGGGCGCAGTTTGCCTTTCCGGATAAAAAGGTCATTGCTGTGGCAGGCGACGCCTCGCTGCAGATGAACATTCAGGAGCTGGCAACCGTAGTGGCCAACAAGCTGCCTATCAAGGTCGTCATTCTGAACAACCGCTACCTGGGCATGGTGCGCCAGTGGCAGGAGCTCTTTTACAACAACAACTACAGTTCCACCAACATGGAAGCCCAGCCCGACTTTGTGAAGCTGGCCGAGGCCTACGGGGCCGAAGGCTATCGCATTGAAAAGGCTGAGGACATGCGGGCCGTGCTTGAAAAGGCCCTTGCTTCGCCCAACCCTGCCTTTATTGACGTGGTAGTAGAGCGCGAAGAAAACGTGTACCCCATCGTGCCCGCTGGTGCGGCGCTTGATGAAATGTTGCTGGTGTAA
- a CDS encoding DUF465 domain-containing protein has product MDQQELELLEKYAATDPELKSLWEDHVLYEKQVEKLEGKAFRSPTEEQTLKQLKKQKLEGKTQLMAVLDRLKKQG; this is encoded by the coding sequence ATGGATCAGCAAGAACTGGAACTGCTGGAAAAGTACGCTGCCACTGATCCGGAGCTGAAATCCCTTTGGGAAGATCACGTGCTCTACGAAAAACAGGTGGAAAAGCTCGAAGGCAAAGCCTTCCGTTCGCCCACTGAAGAGCAGACGCTCAAGCAATTGAAAAAGCAGAAGCTCGAAGGAAAAACCCAGCTCATGGCCGTTCTTGATCGTCTGAAGAAACAAGGATAG
- the ilvN gene encoding acetolactate synthase small subunit — protein MQRHVLSVLVENEPGVLSRVAGLFSGRGFNIHSLNVAPALEEGVSHMTITTDGDSLILEQIMKQLHKIVSVIKVVDFADIPAVAREMIFVKVQAEGPMRGEILRTVEIFRCKVVDVSPNEMTIEATGDQNKLDAIISLLQRFGIKELARTGAVAMRRSKKTD, from the coding sequence ATGCAACGACATGTGCTTTCCGTGCTGGTGGAAAACGAACCCGGTGTGCTTTCCCGCGTGGCTGGCCTGTTCAGCGGGCGCGGCTTCAATATCCATTCCCTCAATGTGGCTCCGGCTCTGGAAGAGGGCGTTTCGCACATGACCATCACCACCGATGGCGACAGTCTTATTCTGGAGCAGATCATGAAGCAGCTCCACAAGATTGTTTCGGTCATCAAGGTGGTGGATTTTGCGGATATTCCCGCTGTGGCACGCGAAATGATCTTTGTTAAGGTGCAGGCAGAAGGCCCCATGCGGGGCGAAATTCTGCGAACTGTTGAAATATTCCGCTGCAAGGTGGTTGATGTCAGCCCCAATGAAATGACCATTGAGGCCACTGGCGACCAGAACAAGCTGGACGCCATCATCAGCCTGTTGCAACGGTTTGGAATCAAGGAACTGGCGCGCACAGGCGCAGTTGCCATGCGTCGTTCCAAGAAAACGGATTAG